One window of Chryseobacterium indologenes genomic DNA carries:
- a CDS encoding DUF6443 domain-containing protein: protein MKKLILPIGALLLSNITYAQLSTISSNENYIQTKTYLDYNGTAATKSLETVQYFDGLGRPKQIINLQASPLGKDVVTHIEYDPFGRQVKDYLPVPQLSTSNGNYYSGPLGVYPNTYGNEKIYSEKVLENSPLDRILEQKQVGTAWDNKPVQFGYDANVDGEVKKYTATFTYTTFTSQLIPSGSYAVGQLYKNTVTDEDGNSTIEFKNGQGQVVLVRKVISATESADTYYVYNDYNQLAFVIPPKASVEADPNTVLSDLCYQYKYDGRNRLVEKKLPGKGWEYMVYDKQDRLIMTQDAVMGALKQWLFTKYDQFGRTAYTGLYTSTQVYGTAGRAAEQISADAKGSNNVTRSSTVGFTNSGVGVYYDNGSASYPGSVTTLLTVNYYDTYPTGSPAVTNVFAQPLLTDNPANAQTTKGFLTASYVKNIEDDNWTRNFIWYDTKGRNIGSRSRNYLGGYTVINNKLDYTGVILQTNTYHKRLGSDPEKIIVEKFTYDSQNRLLTQTHQIGSNPVEYIAQNKYNELSQLESKKVGGIAAASPLQTIAYQYNIRGWMTKINDPANLNGKLFGYEMKYNNPVYTNTSSGRFNGNIAEIDWNISSSEGLKRYNYQYDALNRVLKGAYSQPNASLAQNNYFNEELSYDLNGNIKTLKRLSWPAAGGTTAEKIDDLIYNYQNGDKSNVLDKITLPPGVINNSSGYNALQGTMVYNPNGNMTDHPDRKMKIIYNCLNLPNYISVNEGLIGISNTSYTYRADGTKVSKTYSMNGSIETNYLDGFQYDNRHAYDTSASLYTIPALKFVPTSEGYYDFTENKYIYNYTDHLGNVRVSYKSNGSGGSEIIDVNNYYPFGLKHQESPIVPAPFAGVPYNYKYNGKELQETGMYDYGARFYMPDMGRWGVVDPKSELGRRWGPYTYALDNPIRFIDPDGMWPYPVTTRSFAPFESFGGWFGGDNRGFSTSQSVTSRLSHGYVMNTDNHTYTNYGATSSPSTHFLLGSATATDDRGTITNAVYSSNKDGSTTTSWTSTMAGHNPLVPGSPDIDVKTNFSLTENKNSGTLGVNVTQTGDGFPSAETMIGDTAGNQLMIGVSPAVGNPYTSLPGDGSKPMMSNNFTITMDKNGVFTGVQKGDKTYSVGDWNKTMTSQPAVERVPIPEPGSLEFEMVR from the coding sequence ATGAAAAAACTCATATTACCAATAGGAGCCTTGCTTTTATCTAATATAACCTATGCCCAGCTTTCCACGATTTCAAGCAATGAAAATTATATTCAGACCAAAACATATTTAGATTATAATGGAACAGCTGCTACCAAATCCTTAGAAACGGTACAGTATTTTGACGGATTGGGAAGACCCAAGCAGATTATCAACTTACAAGCTTCACCTTTGGGAAAAGATGTTGTGACCCACATTGAATATGACCCTTTCGGAAGACAGGTTAAAGACTATCTTCCTGTTCCCCAACTTTCCACAAGTAACGGGAATTATTATTCAGGACCTTTGGGTGTTTATCCTAACACCTATGGCAATGAAAAGATCTATTCAGAAAAGGTTTTGGAAAACTCACCTTTGGACAGAATTCTGGAGCAGAAACAAGTTGGAACTGCATGGGATAACAAACCCGTACAATTTGGATATGACGCCAATGTCGATGGTGAGGTTAAAAAATATACAGCCACTTTTACCTATACCACTTTTACTTCCCAACTCATCCCATCCGGTTCCTATGCAGTAGGACAGCTGTATAAAAATACAGTCACCGATGAAGACGGCAACTCAACCATTGAGTTTAAAAACGGCCAGGGGCAGGTGGTATTGGTCAGAAAAGTAATCAGTGCTACAGAAAGTGCAGATACCTATTATGTTTACAATGATTATAACCAGCTGGCTTTTGTGATTCCTCCCAAAGCTTCCGTAGAAGCAGATCCCAATACCGTACTTAGTGATTTATGTTACCAGTATAAATATGACGGAAGGAACCGTCTGGTAGAAAAGAAACTTCCCGGAAAAGGCTGGGAATATATGGTGTATGACAAACAGGACAGGCTGATCATGACCCAGGATGCTGTCATGGGAGCATTAAAACAGTGGCTTTTTACCAAGTATGATCAGTTCGGAAGAACAGCATACACAGGCCTATATACCAGTACCCAGGTGTATGGTACAGCAGGAAGAGCTGCAGAGCAAATATCAGCAGATGCTAAGGGGAGTAATAATGTAACCAGGTCCTCTACCGTAGGATTTACCAACAGCGGGGTAGGAGTATATTATGATAATGGTTCTGCCAGTTATCCTGGTTCTGTCACTACGCTGTTAACGGTTAATTATTATGATACTTATCCGACAGGCTCCCCTGCGGTAACCAATGTCTTTGCCCAACCTCTTCTTACAGATAATCCTGCTAATGCACAAACCACTAAAGGATTTCTTACAGCTTCTTATGTAAAGAATATAGAAGATGACAATTGGACAAGGAATTTTATCTGGTATGATACCAAAGGAAGAAATATCGGATCAAGAAGTCGTAATTATCTTGGAGGCTATACTGTGATTAATAATAAGCTTGACTATACCGGGGTTATCCTTCAGACCAATACTTACCATAAAAGGCTGGGTTCAGACCCTGAAAAAATCATTGTAGAAAAATTCACCTATGATTCCCAGAACAGGCTTCTGACCCAGACTCATCAGATAGGAAGTAATCCAGTTGAATACATTGCTCAAAACAAATACAATGAACTTTCCCAGCTGGAATCTAAGAAAGTAGGAGGAATAGCTGCGGCCTCCCCATTACAGACCATTGCTTACCAATACAATATCCGTGGTTGGATGACTAAAATCAATGATCCTGCTAATCTGAACGGGAAATTATTTGGCTATGAGATGAAGTATAACAATCCTGTTTATACCAATACTTCATCCGGAAGGTTTAATGGGAATATTGCTGAGATTGATTGGAATATTTCCAGTTCCGAGGGGTTGAAAAGATACAATTACCAGTATGATGCTTTAAACAGGGTGTTGAAAGGAGCTTATTCCCAGCCCAATGCTTCTTTAGCCCAAAATAACTATTTTAATGAAGAGCTGAGCTATGATCTCAATGGGAATATTAAAACCTTAAAGAGATTATCATGGCCTGCTGCCGGAGGAACAACAGCAGAGAAGATTGATGATCTGATCTATAACTATCAGAATGGAGACAAAAGTAATGTATTGGACAAAATTACCCTTCCTCCAGGAGTTATTAACAACAGTTCAGGATATAATGCTTTGCAGGGAACCATGGTGTATAATCCCAACGGGAATATGACGGATCATCCTGACAGAAAGATGAAGATCATTTATAATTGTCTGAATCTTCCCAATTATATTTCAGTTAACGAAGGATTGATAGGTATTTCCAACACCAGCTATACCTATAGGGCAGATGGAACCAAAGTATCTAAAACATACAGTATGAACGGATCTATAGAAACCAATTATCTGGATGGTTTCCAGTATGATAACAGGCATGCATATGATACTTCAGCCTCTCTTTATACCATTCCTGCATTAAAATTTGTACCTACCTCAGAAGGGTATTATGATTTTACTGAAAATAAGTATATTTACAATTACACGGATCATTTAGGAAATGTAAGAGTGAGCTACAAAAGTAATGGCAGTGGTGGGAGTGAGATCATTGATGTCAACAATTATTATCCTTTTGGATTAAAACATCAGGAGAGCCCTATTGTCCCAGCCCCTTTTGCAGGAGTGCCTTATAACTATAAATACAATGGGAAAGAGCTTCAGGAGACTGGAATGTATGATTATGGAGCAAGATTCTATATGCCGGATATGGGAAGATGGGGTGTGGTAGATCCTAAGAGTGAGTTAGGTAGAAGATGGGGGCCTTATACTTATGCTCTAGACAATCCTATTCGATTTATCGATCCAGATGGAATGTGGCCATACCCTGTAACTACACGTTCTTTTGCTCCATTTGAGTCTTTTGGAGGATGGTTTGGAGGTGATAACAGAGGGTTTTCTACTTCACAATCTGTTACGTCTAGATTATCACACGGTTATGTAATGAATACTGATAATCATACTTACACTAATTATGGAGCTACTTCCAGTCCTTCTACTCATTTTTTGCTTGGCTCTGCAACAGCGACAGATGACCGTGGTACAATTACAAATGCGGTATATAGCTCAAATAAAGATGGAAGTACTACAACTTCTTGGACATCTACGATGGCGGGGCACAATCCATTAGTTCCAGGTTCTCCTGATATTGATGTTAAAACTAATTTTAGTTTAACAGAGAATAAAAATTCAGGAACTTTAGGAGTTAACGTTACTCAAACAGGAGATGGATTTCCTTCAGCAGAGACAATGATTGGTGATACAGCTGGGAATCAATTGATGATAGGTGTTAGTCCTGCAGTAGGGAATCCTTACACCAGTTTACCAGGGGATGGCAGTAAACCAATGATGAGTAACAATTTTACTATAACAATGGATAAGAATGGCGTATTTACAGGAGTGCAAAAAGGGGATAAGACATACTCTGTTGGCGATTGGAATAAAACAATGACTTCGCAACCAGCTGTTGAAAGAGTACCTATTCCAGAACCAGGGTCATTGGAGTTTGAAATGGTAAGATAA
- a CDS encoding MerR family transcriptional regulator has protein sequence MKINLPDKLYYSIGEVAKAFDVNTSLIRYWEQEFPIIKPKKNRKGNRYFTPEDIKNLQMIYHLVKEKGYTLDGARIALTTNSKISETITLIDRLEFVKAELIKLKESLGERDAE, from the coding sequence ATGAAAATAAATTTACCTGATAAACTGTATTATTCTATAGGAGAAGTGGCAAAAGCATTCGATGTAAACACTTCATTAATACGTTACTGGGAACAGGAATTCCCGATTATCAAGCCTAAAAAAAACAGAAAAGGAAACCGATATTTTACTCCTGAAGACATCAAAAACCTTCAGATGATCTACCATCTGGTAAAAGAAAAAGGATACACTCTGGACGGAGCCCGCATCGCCCTGACTACAAACAGTAAAATCTCAGAAACCATTACCCTTATTGACCGACTGGAATTTGTAAAAGCTGAGCTTATTAAGCTGAAAGAGTCTCTGGGAGAAAGGGATGCTGAATAA
- a CDS encoding AraC family transcriptional regulator — translation MNPISVLHIDLFQAGKNTSDFYFNTMKNHLVVGHRHIEKPHRHDFYAAVLFTKGVGVHEIDFQRYEVSEGSLFFLSPGQIHSWELSEDIEGYIFFCSQEFYEMHYVNQKLRNFPFFGSVSFPRKLQLDALELKKNIRLFQELGEEHQAKNIMKEGLILSLMSQIFINSTRLFSRDFDTQDSATGLSYFKHYQDFENLIEQHFAEHKSIAYYASLLGISSKHLNRIVQTVVQKTATDIITERVVLEAKRMLMYLDESLVEIAFRLGYEEYSYFVRVFRKSSGMTPTQFMRKYKA, via the coding sequence ATGAATCCGATTTCTGTTCTTCATATCGATCTTTTTCAGGCGGGTAAAAATACTTCAGATTTTTATTTTAACACAATGAAGAATCATTTGGTGGTAGGACATCGTCATATAGAGAAACCTCACAGGCATGATTTCTATGCGGCTGTTCTTTTTACCAAAGGAGTAGGGGTACATGAAATCGATTTTCAGAGGTATGAAGTGTCGGAAGGAAGCCTTTTCTTTCTGTCACCTGGGCAAATTCACAGCTGGGAACTATCGGAAGATATAGAAGGTTATATTTTCTTTTGTTCTCAGGAATTTTATGAAATGCATTATGTGAATCAGAAGCTGAGGAATTTTCCTTTTTTCGGATCTGTGTCTTTTCCGAGAAAACTTCAGTTGGACGCTCTGGAGCTGAAGAAGAATATTAGGTTATTTCAGGAACTGGGAGAAGAACATCAGGCTAAAAATATAATGAAAGAAGGTCTTATTTTGTCATTAATGTCTCAGATCTTCATTAATTCTACCCGATTATTTTCCAGAGATTTTGACACACAGGATTCTGCCACCGGACTTTCTTACTTTAAACATTATCAGGATTTCGAAAATCTGATTGAACAGCATTTTGCAGAACATAAATCGATTGCCTATTATGCTTCTTTATTAGGAATTTCATCCAAACATCTGAATAGAATTGTACAGACTGTTGTTCAAAAAACAGCTACAGATATTATTACAGAAAGAGTAGTGCTGGAAGCCAAAAGAATGTTGATGTACCTGGATGAAAGCCTGGTTGAAATTGCTTTCAGATTAGGATATGAAGAATATTCCTACTTTGTAAGAGTATTCCGGAAAAGTTCCGGAATGACTCCTACGCAGTTTATGAGGAAATATAAGGCTTAA
- the ccoG gene encoding cytochrome c oxidase accessory protein CcoG → MSAESNNIKSLEIENEDFRNSVGTMDETGKRKWIFPRKPKGKYTNYRNYTSYLLLALFFGLPFVKINNNPFLLINVIDRKFFILGQPFYLQDFFILALGAVTSVIFVMLFTVVFGRIFCGWLCPQTLFMEMVFRKIEYWIEGDRNKQMKLDRQEWDAEKIRKRVTKWSVFILISLIISTFMFMYIVGYEQVFQIMLEGPSEHPLKFITMIFFTMTFYFVFAWLREQVCTLVCPYGRLQGVLIDKQTINVYYDFKRGEGRSKWRNNEDRKAAGKGDCIDCNQCVVVCPTGIDIRNGQQLECVNCTACIDACDEVMEKVGLPKGLVRYATESEIENSEKFRFTPRMKATTVILALLIGFLGFLMYDRGSMEAKFIKPAGSTFFVKNGKITNTFIYTLLNKSNEKKILNIKVITPSNAEITYFGSEKIILKGDQILKGNINISFPEENIKFSKQNMVIGVFDEKGKLVDSFETTFEGPFKLAL, encoded by the coding sequence ATGAGCGCAGAGTCCAACAATATCAAATCTTTAGAAATTGAAAATGAAGATTTCCGAAATTCAGTGGGAACAATGGATGAAACCGGAAAAAGGAAGTGGATATTCCCCAGAAAGCCTAAAGGAAAATACACCAATTACAGAAATTACACCAGCTATCTTCTTCTTGCATTATTTTTCGGACTGCCTTTTGTAAAGATCAACAATAATCCTTTTCTGCTCATCAATGTTATCGACAGGAAATTCTTTATACTCGGACAGCCTTTCTACCTGCAGGACTTTTTTATCCTTGCATTAGGCGCGGTAACTTCTGTTATTTTTGTAATGTTATTTACCGTGGTTTTCGGAAGAATATTCTGTGGCTGGCTTTGCCCTCAAACCCTTTTTATGGAAATGGTTTTCCGTAAAATAGAATATTGGATCGAAGGAGACCGAAATAAGCAGATGAAACTCGACAGACAGGAATGGGATGCCGAGAAGATCCGAAAAAGAGTGACGAAATGGTCCGTATTTATTTTGATTTCTCTGATCATATCTACTTTCATGTTTATGTATATTGTAGGCTATGAACAGGTTTTCCAGATTATGCTGGAAGGACCTTCGGAACATCCTTTAAAGTTCATTACAATGATCTTTTTCACGATGACTTTCTATTTTGTTTTTGCATGGCTTCGTGAGCAGGTATGTACGCTGGTTTGTCCTTACGGAAGGCTTCAGGGTGTTTTAATTGATAAACAGACAATCAACGTATATTACGATTTTAAAAGAGGGGAAGGCCGTTCAAAATGGAGAAATAATGAAGACAGAAAAGCGGCCGGCAAAGGAGATTGTATAGATTGTAACCAATGCGTTGTTGTCTGTCCTACAGGAATCGACATCAGAAACGGGCAGCAACTGGAGTGTGTGAATTGTACAGCCTGTATTGATGCCTGTGATGAAGTAATGGAAAAGGTAGGTTTACCTAAAGGATTGGTGCGTTATGCTACAGAATCAGAAATTGAAAACAGCGAGAAATTCAGATTTACTCCGAGAATGAAAGCGACAACCGTTATTCTGGCATTGCTGATTGGATTCCTTGGATTTTTAATGTACGACCGTGGTTCTATGGAAGCTAAGTTCATCAAACCAGCGGGCTCTACATTTTTCGTTAAAAACGGTAAAATCACCAATACCTTTATTTACACGCTTCTGAATAAATCTAATGAGAAAAAGATCCTAAATATCAAAGTTATCACTCCATCGAATGCAGAAATCACGTATTTCGGTTCTGAAAAAATCATCTTGAAAGGAGACCAGATCCTGAAAGGAAACATTAACATTTCCTTTCCTGAAGAAAACATTAAGTTCTCAAAACAAAATATGGTCATCGGAGTCTTTGATGAGAAAGGAAAACTGGTAGATTCATTTGAAACAACTTTTGAAGGACCGTTTAAGTTAGCTCTTTAG
- a CDS encoding SMP-30/gluconolactonase/LRE family protein has protein sequence MKNIFKIGMIGLVFALVNCQSVNYSKMFYEGVKPERVSDTFSFTEGPSADKEGNVYFTDQPNDKIYYWDWKSNTVTEFLDKTGRANGTHFDKDGYLITCSDDQGEIWKISKDKKVEVLLKGFEGKRFNGPNDVWNDEAGGMYFTDPLYERDYWIGFKQELPHKSLYYRDKSGKVTKLDTFTQPNGIVGSEKLKKLYLSDIDAGKTYVYDILGEGKLSEKRLFCEMGSDGMELDKHGNLYLTGDGVHVFNRSGKKIYHIPIPEKWTSNVTFGGENNDILFITASKSVYTFPTRVRGIK, from the coding sequence ATGAAGAATATCTTTAAAATAGGCATGATTGGTTTGGTTTTCGCATTGGTAAACTGTCAATCAGTAAATTATAGTAAAATGTTTTATGAAGGAGTAAAACCGGAAAGGGTTTCCGATACGTTCAGTTTCACAGAAGGGCCATCAGCAGATAAAGAAGGAAATGTTTACTTTACCGATCAACCCAATGATAAGATCTATTATTGGGACTGGAAAAGCAATACAGTAACAGAATTCTTAGACAAGACGGGAAGGGCAAACGGAACGCACTTTGATAAAGACGGGTATTTGATTACCTGTTCAGATGATCAGGGAGAAATCTGGAAAATTTCCAAAGACAAAAAAGTAGAAGTTCTGCTTAAAGGTTTTGAAGGGAAAAGGTTCAACGGTCCCAATGATGTATGGAATGATGAAGCCGGAGGAATGTACTTTACCGATCCGTTGTATGAAAGAGATTACTGGATCGGTTTTAAACAGGAACTGCCACACAAAAGCCTTTATTATAGAGATAAATCAGGGAAAGTTACCAAGCTGGATACATTTACCCAGCCGAATGGAATTGTAGGCAGTGAAAAACTGAAAAAATTATACCTTTCTGATATTGATGCCGGAAAAACCTATGTATATGACATATTGGGTGAAGGAAAACTGTCTGAAAAAAGACTTTTCTGTGAAATGGGCTCAGACGGAATGGAGTTAGATAAGCATGGTAATCTTTACCTTACAGGAGATGGAGTACATGTTTTTAACCGTTCAGGAAAGAAAATTTACCATATTCCTATCCCTGAAAAGTGGACTTCCAATGTAACTTTTGGTGGAGAAAATAATGATATACTTTTCATTACCGCTTCAAAATCTGTATATACTTTTCCTACAAGGGTAAGGGGGATCAAATAA
- a CDS encoding DEAD/DEAH box helicase has protein sequence MELQSIYQKLQIQDMNQMQKSTYNASENNTDIVLLSPTGSGKTLAFLFPVLRNLKKNVQGVQALILVPARELALQIEQVFKAMGTDYKVSVCYGGHDKKIEVNNLIEAPAVLIGTPGRVAYHVRNNNFDPKTIKTLVLDEFDKALELGFHEDMEFIAGSLKGLSQRILTSATAMDEIPLFTGLKNEKTIDFLKLSEVKPDIQLRKVMTISEEKLDTLFNLICKIGNKRTLIFCNHREAVDRISELLYQMGIDRETFHGGMEQDERERALLKFRNDSARILITTDLAARGLDVPEVESIVHYQLPPKEDAFIHRNGRTARMNAKGFVYMIMTEDENFPFIKNNTPEESVAGFTKVPEKTPFQTIYISAGKKDKVNKVDVVGYLIKKGELQKEDIGLIEVKDTTSYVAVSRNKVNAVLRKLQNEKLKGKKVKMEVAY, from the coding sequence ATGGAACTACAATCAATCTATCAGAAGCTGCAGATTCAGGATATGAATCAGATGCAGAAATCTACTTATAATGCGTCAGAAAACAATACAGACATTGTTTTACTCTCTCCTACAGGATCTGGAAAGACTCTTGCTTTTTTATTCCCGGTTCTTCGGAATCTGAAAAAAAATGTTCAGGGAGTTCAGGCATTAATATTGGTTCCGGCCAGAGAATTGGCTTTACAGATTGAACAGGTTTTCAAAGCAATGGGAACAGATTATAAAGTATCTGTTTGTTACGGCGGACACGACAAAAAGATTGAGGTTAACAATTTAATTGAAGCTCCTGCAGTATTAATAGGAACTCCGGGAAGAGTTGCTTACCATGTGAGAAATAATAATTTCGATCCGAAAACGATTAAAACCCTCGTTCTTGATGAATTCGATAAAGCACTGGAATTAGGTTTCCATGAAGATATGGAGTTTATTGCAGGCTCATTAAAAGGACTTTCACAAAGAATTTTAACTTCAGCCACTGCAATGGATGAAATTCCATTGTTTACAGGTCTTAAAAATGAAAAAACAATCGACTTTTTAAAACTAAGTGAAGTAAAACCAGATATTCAATTGCGAAAAGTAATGACAATCTCTGAGGAAAAACTTGATACTTTGTTTAATTTAATCTGCAAAATAGGAAATAAAAGAACGCTTATCTTCTGTAACCACCGTGAAGCTGTTGACAGAATTTCTGAACTCCTTTATCAGATGGGAATCGACAGAGAAACCTTCCATGGCGGTATGGAACAGGATGAAAGAGAACGTGCATTGCTGAAATTCAGAAATGATTCTGCCAGAATTCTTATTACTACAGATCTTGCTGCCCGTGGACTTGATGTTCCGGAGGTAGAATCTATTGTACATTATCAGCTTCCACCAAAAGAAGATGCCTTCATTCATAGAAACGGACGTACTGCAAGAATGAATGCCAAAGGTTTTGTATATATGATCATGACAGAGGACGAAAATTTCCCATTCATTAAAAATAATACTCCTGAGGAAAGTGTTGCCGGATTTACTAAGGTTCCGGAAAAAACACCTTTCCAGACTATTTATATCAGTGCCGGAAAAAAAGATAAGGTCAATAAAGTGGATGTTGTGGGATATCTTATCAAAAAAGGAGAACTTCAGAAAGAAGATATCGGTTTGATCGAAGTAAAGGATACCACTTCCTATGTTGCTGTTTCCAGAAATAAAGTCAATGCTGTTTTAAGAAAGCTGCAAAACGAAAAACTGAAAGGAAAGAAAGTAAAAATGGAGGTTGCTTACTAA
- the rpsA gene encoding 30S ribosomal protein S1, with product MSKETNSAEVLLNQNVAPEQFDWDSFESGLDADARKEKSDLEEIYNGSLNSLNDNDVLVGRVVRLTDKEAIVDINFKSEGVISLNEFRYNQGLKVGDEVEVMVDKREDKTGQLQLSHRKARTLKAWDKVNELHETGEIVNGFVKSRTKGGMIVDVHGIEAFLPGSQIDVKPIKDYDQFVGKTMEFKVVKINPEFKNVVVSHKALIEADIEGQKKEIIAQLEKGQVLEGTVKNITSYGVFIDLGGVDGLIHITDLSWSRVNHPSEILEDGQTVKVVILDFDDEKTRIQLGMKQLEAHPWDALSADLKVGDKVKGKVVVLADYGAFVEIAPGVEGLIHVSEMSWSTHLRSAGDFVKVGDEVEAEVLTLDREERKISLGIKQLSKDPWENIEAKYPVGSQHVGTVRNFTNFGVFVELEEGIDGLIYISDLSWTKKIKHPSEFCAVGDKLDVVVLELDIQARRLSLGHKQLTENPWDKFETKYAEGTIHAGKAVEVHDKGASVQFEDAEVEAFCPSRLLEKEDGSKIKKGEEAQFKVIEFNKEFKRVVVSHTGIFRDEEKKNVKESSSRNVSSSSNNEERSTLGDIDALAELKRKMEEGK from the coding sequence ATGTCAAAAGAGACAAATTCAGCAGAGGTTTTATTAAACCAAAACGTAGCACCAGAACAATTTGATTGGGATTCTTTCGAATCAGGTCTTGATGCAGATGCGAGAAAAGAAAAAAGCGATTTAGAAGAAATCTATAACGGATCTCTTAACAGCCTGAACGATAATGACGTTTTAGTTGGTAGAGTTGTAAGATTAACTGACAAAGAAGCTATCGTAGACATCAACTTCAAATCTGAAGGTGTTATTTCTCTTAACGAATTCCGTTACAACCAAGGCCTGAAAGTAGGTGACGAGGTAGAAGTAATGGTTGACAAGAGAGAAGACAAAACTGGTCAGTTACAATTATCTCACAGAAAAGCTAGAACACTTAAAGCTTGGGATAAAGTAAACGAACTTCACGAAACTGGAGAAATCGTTAACGGTTTTGTTAAATCAAGAACTAAAGGTGGTATGATCGTTGACGTTCACGGAATCGAAGCATTCTTACCTGGTTCTCAAATTGACGTTAAGCCAATTAAAGATTACGATCAGTTCGTAGGAAAAACTATGGAGTTCAAAGTTGTGAAAATCAACCCTGAGTTCAAAAACGTAGTTGTATCTCACAAAGCATTGATCGAAGCAGATATCGAAGGTCAGAAAAAAGAAATCATCGCTCAGCTTGAAAAAGGTCAGGTTCTTGAAGGTACTGTTAAGAATATTACTTCTTACGGTGTATTCATTGACTTAGGAGGTGTTGATGGATTGATCCACATTACAGACCTTTCTTGGTCTAGAGTGAACCACCCATCTGAAATCCTAGAGGACGGACAGACTGTAAAAGTTGTAATCCTTGATTTCGATGATGAGAAAACAAGAATCCAGTTAGGTATGAAGCAATTAGAAGCTCATCCTTGGGATGCTCTTTCTGCTGACTTGAAAGTAGGTGATAAAGTAAAAGGAAAAGTAGTAGTTCTTGCTGACTATGGTGCATTCGTAGAAATCGCTCCAGGTGTAGAAGGATTAATCCACGTTTCTGAAATGTCTTGGTCTACTCACTTAAGATCTGCTGGAGATTTCGTAAAAGTAGGTGATGAAGTAGAAGCTGAAGTATTAACTTTAGATAGAGAAGAAAGAAAAATTTCTCTTGGTATCAAGCAATTGTCTAAAGATCCATGGGAAAACATCGAAGCTAAGTATCCGGTAGGATCTCAGCATGTAGGAACTGTAAGAAACTTCACTAACTTTGGTGTATTCGTAGAGTTAGAAGAAGGTATCGACGGATTAATCTACATCTCTGATCTTTCTTGGACTAAGAAAATCAAGCACCCATCTGAGTTCTGCGCAGTAGGTGATAAATTAGACGTTGTAGTTCTTGAATTAGATATCCAGGCTAGAAGATTATCTCTAGGTCACAAGCAATTGACTGAGAATCCATGGGATAAATTCGAAACTAAATATGCTGAAGGAACTATCCACGCTGGTAAAGCTGTAGAAGTTCACGATAAAGGAGCTTCTGTTCAATTCGAAGATGCTGAAGTAGAAGCATTCTGCCCTTCAAGATTATTAGAGAAAGAAGATGGATCTAAAATCAAAAAAGGTGAAGAAGCTCAATTCAAAGTAATCGAATTCAACAAAGAATTCAAGAGAGTAGTAGTATCTCACACAGGTATCTTCAGAGACGAAGAAAAGAAAAACGTTAAAGAATCTTCTTCTAGAAACGTATCTTCTTCTTCAAACAACGAAGAAAGATCTACTCTTGGAGACATCGATGCATTAGCAGAGTTGAAAAGAAAAATGGAAGAAGGTAAATAA